The following proteins are co-located in the Fimbriiglobus ruber genome:
- the msrA gene encoding peptide-methionine (S)-S-oxide reductase MsrA, which yields MTTSANPSRETATLGGGCFWCVEAVFELLKGVESVESGYAGGHVPNPTYEQVCTKTTGHAEVLQIRFDPAVVSFRDILRVFLTAHDPTTLNRQGNDVGPQYRSVIFYHSPEQKRVAEEVIAEVTAEKLWADPVVTEVAPFTKFYPAEGYHQGYYRDNPYQPYCAYVISPKVAKFRKQFAAKLKEPAER from the coding sequence ATGACAACTTCTGCCAACCCGTCCCGCGAAACCGCCACCCTCGGCGGCGGCTGCTTCTGGTGCGTGGAGGCCGTGTTTGAACTCCTCAAGGGCGTCGAGTCCGTCGAATCCGGGTATGCCGGCGGTCACGTTCCGAACCCGACTTACGAACAAGTCTGCACGAAGACGACCGGGCACGCCGAGGTGTTGCAAATCCGGTTCGACCCGGCCGTCGTTTCGTTCCGAGACATCCTGCGGGTGTTCTTGACGGCCCACGACCCGACGACGCTCAACCGGCAGGGGAACGACGTCGGACCGCAATACCGCTCGGTGATTTTCTACCACTCGCCGGAACAGAAACGGGTGGCCGAAGAGGTCATTGCCGAGGTGACGGCGGAAAAACTCTGGGCGGACCCGGTCGTAACGGAAGTAGCCCCGTTTACGAAGTTCTACCCCGCTGAGGGGTACCACCAGGGCTATTACCGCGACAACCCGTATCAGCCGTATTGCGCTTACGTGATTAGCCCGAAGGTGGCGAAATTCCGCAAGCAGTTCGCGGCGAAGTTGAAGGAACCGGCCGAGCGCTGA
- a CDS encoding alpha/beta fold hydrolase encodes MNTWNALHDRISLTYDEAGTGDGPPLVLLHAYPQCREMWAPQLVALSGGPGGGRRVLAPDLFGFGGSPVPDGGWTVDTAADALADFLDGIGITVPVVLGGLSMGGYVALAFARHYPSQLAGLILADTKGGADTAEVKAGRNKSIELVRDQRAGAVIDQMIPRLLGATTHAKRPEVVTAVRQMGAAQSIDGVAAALVALRDRPDATPNLASINVPTLVIVGAEDVLTPPDVARELAAAIPGAKLEVVPAAGHLSNLEAPDEFNAIVQRFLTTV; translated from the coding sequence ATGAATACCTGGAATGCCTTACACGACCGGATTTCGTTAACGTATGACGAAGCCGGGACCGGGGACGGGCCGCCGCTGGTGCTGTTGCACGCGTACCCTCAGTGTCGCGAAATGTGGGCTCCGCAACTGGTTGCGCTTTCCGGTGGGCCGGGCGGCGGGCGGCGGGTTCTCGCCCCCGACCTGTTCGGCTTCGGCGGCTCGCCGGTCCCGGACGGCGGGTGGACTGTCGACACCGCGGCGGACGCCCTCGCGGATTTCCTCGACGGAATCGGCATAACCGTTCCCGTCGTACTCGGTGGGCTTTCGATGGGCGGGTACGTGGCCCTGGCGTTCGCGCGGCACTACCCGAGTCAACTGGCCGGACTCATTCTGGCTGACACAAAGGGCGGGGCAGATACCGCTGAAGTGAAAGCCGGGCGGAACAAGTCGATTGAACTGGTCCGCGATCAGCGCGCCGGCGCCGTGATCGATCAAATGATCCCGCGGTTGCTCGGCGCGACCACGCACGCGAAACGGCCCGAGGTCGTGACCGCGGTACGACAAATGGGTGCTGCTCAGTCCATTGACGGCGTCGCGGCCGCGCTCGTCGCCCTGCGCGACCGACCCGACGCGACCCCGAACCTCGCGTCTATCAATGTTCCAACGCTGGTGATCGTCGGCGCCGAGGACGTGCTGACGCCCCCGGACGTGGCTCGTGAACTGGCCGCGGCGATTCCCGGGGCCAAACTCGAGGTCGTCCCGGCCGCCGGACACCTGAGCAACCTGGAAGCCCCGGACGAATTCAATGCGATTGTTCAACGTTTTCTGACAACGGTATAG
- a CDS encoding efflux RND transporter periplasmic adaptor subunit, whose translation MSVRLPLFRSTGRVVLAVGLGLAVGCARPAPPIVQTKPAEVVIDNPIAREITDFEDFPGRTDAVNAIDLRSRVTGYLDSVHFKDGSDVKQGDLLFKIDPRVYKAELERTEAALEQARARDARLKKDHERALGLKGVSAEELDRIAGDKAEAEAGVAVAIAARRLAQQNVEYTEIHAPLSGRMSRRYADPGNLIKADDTILSSVVQIDPIHVNFDIDDRTMLHARRLIQEGKMTSSRVKAMEVKVGLPDEEGFSLTGIVNFTDNKIDPGTGTLRARAVVDNKIFANNSQSGEGKSSFLLSPGLFVRVRIPIGHPHASVLVPEEAVGTDQGQKFVYILNEKDEVVYRKVRLGRTINNLRVVEPDETGKLNLSDKDRVIVSGLQRVRPGVKVTPKMAEKKTDAKAVEKTPAEKKASPGSPSGEPVSQPVVAVPQSTSATPASPPGRAAGSQ comes from the coding sequence ATGTCGGTTCGTTTGCCCTTGTTCCGCTCGACCGGCCGAGTGGTTCTTGCCGTCGGGCTCGGGTTGGCGGTGGGGTGCGCGCGGCCGGCCCCGCCGATCGTTCAGACCAAGCCGGCGGAAGTCGTCATCGACAACCCGATCGCCCGCGAGATCACCGACTTCGAAGACTTCCCCGGCCGGACCGACGCCGTGAACGCCATCGATCTGCGCTCGCGCGTCACCGGGTATCTCGATTCGGTCCACTTCAAAGACGGGTCGGACGTGAAGCAGGGCGACCTGCTCTTCAAGATCGACCCCCGGGTGTACAAGGCCGAGCTGGAGCGGACCGAAGCCGCTCTCGAACAGGCCCGGGCCCGGGACGCGCGGCTCAAAAAGGACCACGAACGGGCACTGGGTTTGAAGGGGGTCAGCGCGGAGGAATTGGATCGGATTGCCGGGGACAAGGCGGAAGCGGAAGCGGGCGTCGCGGTGGCGATTGCCGCCCGGCGGCTCGCACAACAGAACGTCGAATACACCGAGATCCATGCCCCGCTCTCCGGCCGGATGAGCCGCCGGTATGCGGACCCCGGGAACCTCATCAAGGCCGACGACACGATCCTGAGTTCGGTCGTGCAGATCGACCCCATTCACGTTAACTTCGACATCGACGACCGGACCATGCTCCACGCCCGCCGACTGATTCAAGAAGGCAAGATGACGTCGTCGCGGGTGAAGGCGATGGAGGTCAAGGTCGGGCTGCCGGACGAAGAAGGCTTCTCGCTGACCGGGATCGTGAACTTCACGGACAACAAGATCGACCCCGGCACCGGTACGCTCCGCGCCCGCGCGGTCGTGGACAACAAGATTTTCGCGAACAACTCCCAGTCCGGCGAGGGCAAGAGTTCGTTCCTGCTTTCCCCGGGGCTGTTCGTCCGCGTCCGCATACCGATCGGCCACCCGCACGCATCCGTTCTCGTCCCCGAGGAAGCGGTCGGGACGGACCAGGGGCAGAAATTCGTTTACATTCTCAACGAAAAAGACGAGGTCGTTTACCGGAAGGTTCGGCTCGGGCGGACGATCAACAACCTTCGCGTGGTCGAACCGGACGAAACCGGGAAGCTGAACTTGTCGGACAAGGATCGCGTGATCGTCAGCGGTCTCCAGCGCGTCCGGCCGGGCGTGAAGGTGACGCCGAAGATGGCCGAGAAGAAAACGGACGCGAAGGCGGTCGAGAAAACGCCGGCCGAGAAAAAAGCCTCGCCGGGCAGTCCGTCGGGCGAACCGGTGAGCCAACCCGTGGTCGCCGTCCCTCAAAGCA